In Sphingobacteriaceae bacterium, the following proteins share a genomic window:
- a CDS encoding response regulator yields MNSPAINLLLADDDSDDCLFFREALDELPLDILFSSVHDGEQLMSFLSKNTQHLPSILFLDLNMPRKNGFECLTEIKNDAELKKLPVVVFSTSFDPETINSLYENGAHYYIRKPAEFSKLKKVINDAIYLSTEKNAKQPSKENFIIQA; encoded by the coding sequence ATGAACTCTCCAGCAATAAATCTTCTTCTTGCAGATGACGATTCGGACGATTGCCTTTTTTTCAGGGAAGCGCTGGACGAGTTACCTTTAGATATTCTTTTTAGCAGTGTGCATGATGGAGAACAGTTAATGAGTTTTCTGAGTAAAAACACCCAACATCTTCCCTCTATATTATTTTTAGATCTTAACATGCCCCGGAAAAACGGCTTTGAGTGTCTGACAGAAATTAAAAACGATGCAGAACTTAAAAAACTTCCGGTAGTTGTTTTTTCAACCTCTTTTGACCCCGAAACCATAAATAGTCTCTACGAAAACGGAGCGCATTATTACATCAGGAAACCGGCCGAATTTTCAAAACTTAAAAAAGTGATAAATGATGCTATTTATCTCTCTACAGAAAAAAATGCCAAGCAGCCTTCTAAAGAAAACTTTATCATTCAAGCATAA